The DNA segment GGCTCGAGCCAGCATGGAGACTCGCAGCGCCATCTACCACGACGAAAGCATGAATCAGGCTCTGGGTCGCCCGACGAATACCGTAAGCGAATCCACCGAGCGCCGCATTGCGCGAGCCGCAGAGGATGTGGTGCGCTACCTGCTGTTCGCCGATGAATTAGCACTGACCGACCGCGTTGTCGGCAATACCCAGTATTCGGCTCGCTTTCAAGATCGGGCTCGACAGGCTGGTCAAGTTGACTCTCGTGGTCGGAGCCTGCGTGACTTGGATCTCGAACAGCGTCTGTTTAAGCATCCCTGCAGCTACCTGATCTACTCCGACGCCTTCCGCCATCTGCCACCGGCAATGTACGATCGTATTCGAGGGCGGCTTTACGAAATCCTAAGTTCTCAGGAGCCGGTAGTTGGCTTCGAGCATTTAACGGTACGTGACCGGAAGGCCATCTTGGAGATTCTTGGCGAAACGCTGCCCGAACTGTTTGCCGGACGGACGACGGCCAGCTGAAGTGAATTACAGGCTTGTTAAGCACAGCTGCATAAGTTTTCGAACAAAATGAATGAACAGTGGATGGATAGGATGATTGCATGTCGCTGGTAGAAGCACGTGTGCTATGTGAATCGATTGTATTCAAGTTGCGGAATGCCGGTTCCTAACTCATTGGTGACTTCGAACGGTCAATCGATGATTTGCTCAGTGATTTCTCCCTACTGCAAGTCGGAACGACGATCATCCGGTATGTCCTGTGTATCCATGCTTGGTTCTTGAGTTGTATTGAACTGTTTGTGTACAGGTGCTTACAAGCTTGCTTGCCGCAGCATTCGGGCGGCATCCTCTGGCATCAGCGGATTGATGAAACATTCGCTGCCCCATTCAAATCCGGCTTGCGTTGAAATGCGTGGGAACAGCTCGATTCGCCAGTGGTAGGCAGGCCCTCCCCGGTGGCGTTTGGGTGCCGTATGAATCACGTAATTGTAAGCCACATCGGGATAGCAGTGTTCCAAGCGTCGCACCAGCCGATGGAGTAGCCATGAAAGCTCTTCAAGCTGCACATTCTGCAGTAGTTCGAATTGCCCCTGATGCTGTCGCGGGACAATTGTAACCAGCGCTGGCAGGCGGCTGGCGAATGGGCAGTAGGCAACAAATAGCGGCGTTTGCTCGACAATTCGCAGATGCTGCTGCATTTCGTCATTGATGATGCGGCAGATCAAACATTCGCCTGACTGCTCCAAGTACGTCTGCATGCGATCTGCCACCCGGGCTACGTCAGTAGGCAACAAATTCGCCGCAATCAATTGCGAATGCGAATGCACCAGCGACGCTCCGGCCTCGTGTCCTACGTTCTTAAACAGTACGGCGTAGTCCATGGCCATTTTCAACAACCAATACGCCAAGCGATCGCGATAAGCCTGGAACACCAGCTGCATGGTGGCTCGATCGAGTTGCGAAATTGACTGCAAATGCTGTGGCCCTTCGATGATAACTTCGTGGCCTCCGCTAACATCTCGCCGCTGATACAGTTCTGAGTTGGTCGCGGCGCGCTTAGCTGCCTCGATGACTTGCGACTCTTGTTCGCTCGCCCCGCTCCAAAGTTCTGGTCCCCCGCTGATCCATTGTTCTTGGATTCCCACTGGCGCATAACTAGCTTGCAGTGAACTGCATTGCAAACATCCGTCACTCCGGACCGCCGGAAATTTATTGGGTACGACGCGGACAGACCAACCGGGCTGGCCCACGTGTCGATCGAGTGGCAAATAACAGGCAACAGCTATGGGCGTATGTTGCTCATGTCCCCAGCAGAATGGACACTGATCGGCAGGGACAACCTGTGTCGGCTGTCGCACAAAATCGATGGGGCGTTCCGAACGTTGTGGAGCCAGAATAACCCAGCGATCCGTCAACCAGTCATGCCGCATCTCACTGGTTGTCGTTTTGTCGCGTGCGGATGCCATCTGGCCGATTTCCAGTCAAGTTATTGGCTGGCAGTCACCGGTGCATTTGGTTGTCGTATCGTCTGTTGATAGACTTCCAGATAGCGCTGAGCACTACTGCTCCACGACCAATCGCTGCGCATGCCGGTCTGCACAATTTGTGCCCATTGTGGCCGACGATCCAGGAAAAAATCAAGTGCCTCGCCCAGCGCTCGCTCGAGTCCCGCCAGCGAGTAATCCCAGAACTGGAAGCCGGTTGCCGAGCCATCTCGCAGGCTCTCTTGGGTCGTATGCACAACAGTGTCCGCCAGGCCGCCTGTCGCGTGAACGACGGGAACAGCACCATACTTCAGGCTGTAAAGTTGATTCAAACCACATGGCTCGTAGCGACTGGGCATCAAAAACAGATCGCAGCCGGCCTCAATGCGATGCGCCACAGCCTCGGAGAATTCCAAACGCACGGCGATTTTGTCGGGCCGAACAGTCGCTAAATCCGTCAATTCTTGCTCATAATTTTTGTCGCCAGTCCCTAAAATCGCCCACT comes from the Pirellulaceae bacterium genome and includes:
- a CDS encoding DUF4921 family protein; this translates as MASARDKTTTSEMRHDWLTDRWVILAPQRSERPIDFVRQPTQVVPADQCPFCWGHEQHTPIAVACYLPLDRHVGQPGWSVRVVPNKFPAVRSDGCLQCSSLQASYAPVGIQEQWISGGPELWSGASEQESQVIEAAKRAATNSELYQRRDVSGGHEVIIEGPQHLQSISQLDRATMQLVFQAYRDRLAYWLLKMAMDYAVLFKNVGHEAGASLVHSHSQLIAANLLPTDVARVADRMQTYLEQSGECLICRIINDEMQQHLRIVEQTPLFVAYCPFASRLPALVTIVPRQHQGQFELLQNVQLEELSWLLHRLVRRLEHCYPDVAYNYVIHTAPKRHRGGPAYHWRIELFPRISTQAGFEWGSECFINPLMPEDAARMLRQASL